The Phenylobacterium koreense genome window below encodes:
- a CDS encoding MFS transporter, giving the protein MTESFTTNVPARLDRLPWSRFHWLVVTALGITWILDGLEVTLVGSLSPAISDGLGLSTTQIGLTGSAYILGAVLGALVFGRLTDTFGRRRLFTITVGVYLLATILTGFSWDFWSFMFFRFLTGAGIGGEYGAVNSAIQELIPARRRGYTDLAINGSFWVGAALGAMGSLVVLNPEVIDQAWGWRLAFIIGGVLALTVIYIRRYIPESPRWLMTHGHPAAALAVVETIEQMVESDTGKPLSPASELPTLRLRPMKTSWFDIARSLVVRHPKRTILGVVLMSTQAFCYNAIFFTYALILTKFYDVPASAIGWFILPFAAGNFLGPLLLGHLFDSIGRKPMISLTYGLAGALLCITGWLFAIGALSAPAQTAAWTVIFFFASAGASAAYLTVGESFPLETRAVTISLFYAFGTLLGGVGGPALFGALIDTGERSQIFIGYLFGGLLMLLAAVVELILGVAAERKPLEEVAPPLSLDDAP; this is encoded by the coding sequence ATGACGGAAAGCTTCACCACCAACGTCCCAGCGCGGCTGGACCGGCTGCCTTGGAGCAGGTTTCACTGGCTCGTGGTGACGGCCCTGGGGATCACCTGGATTCTCGACGGCCTCGAAGTCACCCTGGTGGGCTCTCTGTCGCCTGCGATTTCCGACGGGCTCGGCCTCTCCACCACCCAGATCGGCCTGACCGGCAGCGCCTATATCCTGGGCGCCGTCCTCGGCGCCCTGGTCTTTGGCCGGCTGACCGATACCTTCGGCCGCCGACGGCTCTTCACCATCACCGTTGGTGTCTATCTCCTGGCCACCATCCTCACCGGGTTCTCCTGGGACTTCTGGTCGTTCATGTTCTTCCGGTTCCTGACCGGCGCCGGCATCGGCGGGGAGTACGGAGCGGTCAATTCCGCGATACAGGAGCTCATTCCCGCCCGCCGCCGCGGCTACACCGATCTCGCCATCAACGGCAGCTTCTGGGTCGGCGCAGCCCTGGGCGCCATGGGCTCACTGGTGGTCCTCAACCCCGAGGTCATCGACCAGGCCTGGGGCTGGCGGCTCGCCTTCATCATCGGCGGCGTGCTGGCCCTGACGGTCATCTATATCCGCCGCTACATCCCCGAGAGCCCGCGCTGGCTGATGACCCATGGCCATCCGGCCGCAGCCCTCGCCGTGGTCGAAACCATCGAGCAGATGGTGGAAAGCGACACCGGCAAGCCGCTCAGCCCGGCCTCGGAGCTTCCGACCCTGCGCCTGCGCCCGATGAAGACCTCCTGGTTCGACATCGCCCGCTCGCTGGTGGTCCGGCACCCGAAGCGCACGATCCTGGGCGTGGTGCTGATGTCCACCCAGGCCTTCTGCTACAACGCCATCTTCTTCACCTACGCCCTGATCCTCACAAAGTTCTACGATGTCCCGGCCTCGGCGATCGGGTGGTTCATCCTGCCCTTCGCGGCCGGCAACTTCCTCGGGCCATTGCTGCTGGGCCATCTCTTCGACTCGATCGGTCGAAAGCCGATGATCTCGCTGACCTACGGGCTTGCCGGCGCGCTGCTCTGCATTACCGGCTGGCTGTTCGCCATCGGCGCCCTCAGCGCTCCGGCGCAGACGGCCGCCTGGACGGTGATCTTCTTCTTCGCCTCGGCCGGGGCGAGCGCGGCCTATCTGACCGTCGGCGAGAGCTTCCCGCTGGAGACCCGGGCGGTGACCATTTCGCTGTTCTACGCCTTCGGGACTCTGCTGGGCGGTGTCGGTGGCCCGGCCCTGTTCGGGGCTCTGATCGACACAGGCGAGCGCAGCCAGATCTTCATCGGCTACCTGTTCGGCGGCCTCCTCATGCTGCTCGCCGCCGTCGTCGAACTGATCCTCGGCGTCGCCGCCGAACGCAAGCCGCTGGAGGAGGTGGCTCCGCCGCTTTCCCTTGATGACGCGCCATAG
- a CDS encoding pseudouridine synthase: MSKTPTMRLDRLLSNLGYGSRKEMHTLAAAGQIVLDGKPLRDAGDRIAIGPDLPSRMTVQGRPVDPPPPVVILMHKPVGVVCSHKETGERIYDLLPGRWRVRDPALSSVGRLDKDTSGLLLITDNGDFLHRVISPRRHVQKSYVAELDRPLTGEEGAIFASGEMMLEGEEKPLLPGRLEPLGERRARLIIEEGRYHQVRRMFAAVGNHVTALHRDRVGGLVLPDDLKPGGYRVLDAATAETVFET, from the coding sequence ATGAGCAAGACGCCGACCATGCGCCTGGACCGGCTGCTGTCGAACCTGGGCTATGGCAGCCGCAAGGAGATGCACACCCTGGCCGCGGCCGGACAGATCGTGCTGGACGGGAAGCCGTTGAGGGACGCCGGCGACCGGATCGCCATAGGACCGGACCTGCCGTCGCGGATGACGGTTCAGGGACGGCCGGTCGATCCGCCGCCGCCCGTAGTGATCCTGATGCACAAGCCGGTCGGGGTGGTCTGCTCTCACAAGGAGACCGGCGAGCGGATCTACGACCTGCTGCCGGGACGCTGGCGGGTGCGCGATCCGGCGCTGTCGAGCGTGGGGCGGCTGGACAAGGACACCTCCGGCCTGCTGCTGATCACCGACAACGGCGACTTCCTGCATCGAGTGATCTCGCCGCGCCGGCATGTGCAGAAGAGCTATGTCGCGGAGCTGGACCGACCGCTGACCGGAGAGGAAGGCGCAATCTTCGCCTCGGGCGAGATGATGCTGGAGGGCGAGGAAAAGCCACTGCTCCCCGGGCGGCTGGAGCCCCTGGGCGAGCGCCGTGCGCGGCTGATCATCGAGGAAGGCCGTTATCACCAGGTGCGGCGGATGTTCGCCGCGGTCGGCAACCACGTCACCGCCCTGCACCGCGACCGCGTGGGCGGGCTCGTCCTGCCGGACGATCTGAAGCCCGGCGGCTATCGGGTGCTGGATGCAGCGACCGCGGAGACGGTGTTCGAGACCTGA
- a CDS encoding DUF6152 family protein: MKIHLVPFAVVAALSVPAVALAHHGWSSYDAEQVIKITAPLMEVSWGNPHGMAKVRYRNKVWDVVLAPTARMEARGLTKGMLTTGKPVTLVGYPRKDGTAEMRIERVTVGGAVIELR, translated from the coding sequence ATGAAGATCCACCTCGTTCCGTTCGCCGTGGTGGCGGCGCTTTCCGTCCCCGCCGTGGCCCTCGCTCATCACGGCTGGAGCTCCTACGACGCCGAACAGGTGATCAAGATCACCGCACCGCTGATGGAGGTCAGTTGGGGCAACCCGCACGGCATGGCCAAGGTCCGTTATCGGAATAAGGTTTGGGACGTGGTCCTGGCCCCGACCGCGCGGATGGAGGCGCGCGGTCTGACCAAGGGCATGCTGACGACCGGCAAGCCGGTGACGCTGGTAGGTTACCCGCGCAAGGACGGCACGGCCGAGATGCGCATCGAACGGGTAACGGTGGGCGGCGCCGTGATCGAGCTGCGCTAG
- a CDS encoding YihY/virulence factor BrkB family protein codes for MSLTQRIQWLRRIEWDPVHWLRLTLLVTGRALRRLWGRDVMLYTGGVSFFAMLAVFPALAIGIGLYSFLVDPSEVAHQAEVLARMLPTGAQRLFQGELERLAQAPLQAVSAQSGVALVIGAYASHRGFKALLAGLSFIHDEEAPRGFLSFNLLALAVLIAAFVMLAFFSTVFFYFRFVAAAFGLRPLAGVSWLYSEWTWASVGLTCAMSLIYRFAMSSRQVAWLPSILGGITAALLCVGVSWASAIYVEQIAHLGATYGSVAAVVVFLIWLSWSVNAIFFGGAFATEIEIMLEHRRSLAALPDLRDGGPRLVSGPES; via the coding sequence ATGTCGCTGACGCAGAGAATCCAATGGCTGCGCAGGATCGAGTGGGATCCCGTACACTGGCTTCGTCTTACGCTGCTGGTGACAGGGCGTGCGCTTCGCCGGCTCTGGGGCCGCGACGTGATGCTCTACACGGGCGGCGTATCCTTCTTCGCCATGCTGGCCGTGTTCCCTGCGCTGGCCATCGGCATCGGGCTCTATAGCTTCCTGGTCGACCCCAGCGAGGTGGCGCATCAGGCCGAGGTCCTGGCGCGCATGTTGCCCACCGGCGCCCAGCGGCTTTTCCAGGGTGAGCTCGAGCGCTTGGCCCAGGCCCCGCTGCAGGCCGTGTCGGCTCAGAGCGGCGTGGCCCTGGTGATCGGCGCCTACGCCTCCCACCGCGGGTTCAAGGCTCTGCTGGCGGGGCTCTCCTTCATCCATGACGAAGAGGCCCCCCGCGGCTTCCTCAGCTTCAACCTGCTGGCGCTGGCGGTTCTGATCGCGGCCTTCGTGATGCTGGCCTTCTTCTCGACCGTGTTCTTCTATTTCCGCTTCGTCGCCGCGGCCTTCGGCCTGCGGCCGCTGGCGGGGGTGTCGTGGCTCTACAGCGAGTGGACCTGGGCCAGCGTCGGCCTGACCTGCGCCATGAGCCTGATCTACCGCTTCGCCATGTCGAGCCGGCAGGTCGCCTGGCTGCCATCTATCCTGGGCGGGATCACCGCGGCCCTGCTCTGTGTCGGGGTGTCATGGGCCAGCGCCATCTATGTCGAGCAGATCGCGCATCTCGGCGCCACCTACGGGTCGGTCGCCGCCGTGGTCGTGTTCCTGATCTGGCTCTCCTGGAGCGTCAACGCCATTTTCTTCGGCGGCGCCTTCGCCACCGAGATCGAAATCATGCTGGAGCATCGGCGCAGCCTTGCGGCCCTGCCGGACCTTCGCGACGGTGGGCCTAGGCTGGTTTCCGGACCAGAAAGCTGA
- a CDS encoding class I SAM-dependent methyltransferase, producing the protein MPTALYGHPPRDVIEPPAGAVQLSPLSPGSSDIANLQDGGLDEVAILAPPGAIEARYVLAQGLRVLRPGGELIAAAPKDRGGLRLKKILQGFGCKVSETSRRHHRICVVERPAELTGLEQAIAEGALRRLPSGLWSQPGVFSWDRLDPGSDLLLHNLPPLAGAGADLGCGIGWLARQVLSSPQVISLALIDIDRRAVECARRNVEDTRASFEWGDVRSAAAKLSDLDFVVMNPPFHDGGQEDRALGQAFIKAAAGALRNGGSLWLTANRHLPYEAILAEAFKNVRPVADQGGYKVYEARR; encoded by the coding sequence TTGCCCACCGCCCTCTACGGACACCCGCCGCGTGACGTGATCGAACCGCCCGCCGGGGCCGTGCAGCTATCGCCGCTCAGCCCAGGCTCGAGCGACATCGCCAACCTGCAAGATGGCGGTCTGGATGAGGTCGCAATCCTGGCGCCGCCAGGAGCCATCGAGGCGCGCTATGTCCTGGCCCAGGGCCTGCGAGTGCTGCGCCCCGGCGGCGAACTGATCGCCGCCGCGCCCAAGGATCGGGGCGGACTGCGGCTGAAGAAGATCCTGCAAGGCTTCGGCTGCAAGGTCAGCGAGACCTCGCGACGGCATCATCGGATCTGCGTGGTCGAACGGCCAGCCGAGTTGACGGGGCTGGAGCAGGCCATCGCTGAGGGCGCTCTGCGCCGTCTGCCGTCAGGGCTGTGGTCCCAACCGGGGGTGTTCAGTTGGGATCGCCTGGACCCGGGCAGCGACCTGCTGCTGCATAACCTGCCGCCGCTGGCGGGCGCCGGGGCCGATCTCGGATGTGGGATCGGCTGGCTGGCCCGCCAGGTTCTCTCTTCCCCGCAGGTGATAAGCCTCGCCCTCATCGACATCGACCGACGGGCGGTGGAATGCGCGCGGCGCAATGTCGAGGATACGCGGGCAAGCTTCGAGTGGGGCGACGTGCGCAGCGCCGCGGCCAAGCTCTCCGATCTCGACTTCGTGGTGATGAACCCACCGTTCCATGACGGCGGCCAGGAGGATCGAGCGCTGGGCCAGGCCTTCATCAAGGCCGCGGCCGGCGCACTCAGGAACGGCGGCTCGCTCTGGCTGACGGCCAATCGGCATCTGCCCTACGAGGCGATCCTGGCCGAAGCGTTCAAGAACGTGCGGCCGGTGGCGGACCAGGGTGGATACAAGGTCTATGAGGCCCGCCGATGA
- the lpxA gene encoding acyl-ACP--UDP-N-acetylglucosamine O-acyltransferase: MANIHPTAVIAPGARIHSSCEIGPYAVIGPHVTLAPGNVVGPDVVLDGVADIGAGNRFLASCAIGASPQIIGRVNQAGRLIIADGNVFREFVTVHSGGEATTRIGSRGLFMATAHVAHDCQIGDDVIMANGATLAGHVQVGDAAQLSGLCAIHQHVRIGALAFVAGGAIATQDVAPYCLVQGDRARLVSLNLVGLRRAGLSPDEILRLKRVFRELFHRGGALTDRLAAAQALDGDARAQTLIDFVRSSLRGVIAAPRRSLSAAA; encoded by the coding sequence ATGGCGAACATCCATCCCACGGCGGTCATCGCACCCGGCGCACGGATCCATTCGTCCTGCGAGATAGGCCCCTACGCGGTGATCGGCCCGCACGTGACTCTGGCGCCGGGCAATGTGGTGGGGCCGGATGTGGTGCTGGACGGCGTCGCCGATATCGGTGCGGGCAATCGCTTCCTCGCCTCCTGCGCGATCGGCGCCAGCCCCCAGATCATCGGCCGCGTCAACCAGGCGGGGCGCCTGATCATCGCCGATGGCAACGTTTTCCGGGAGTTCGTGACGGTCCATTCGGGCGGAGAGGCGACGACCCGCATCGGCTCGCGTGGGCTCTTCATGGCCACCGCCCACGTCGCTCATGACTGCCAGATTGGCGACGACGTGATCATGGCCAATGGCGCGACCCTGGCCGGGCACGTCCAGGTCGGTGACGCTGCTCAGTTGAGCGGGCTATGCGCCATCCACCAGCACGTGCGAATCGGCGCGCTCGCCTTCGTCGCCGGCGGCGCCATCGCCACCCAGGACGTCGCGCCCTATTGCCTGGTTCAGGGCGACCGGGCCCGTCTCGTGTCGCTGAACCTCGTGGGCCTGCGCCGGGCCGGGTTGTCGCCCGACGAGATACTGCGGCTGAAGCGGGTCTTCCGAGAGCTCTTCCATCGCGGAGGAGCCTTGACCGACCGGCTTGCAGCCGCTCAGGCGCTTGACGGCGACGCTCGTGCACAGACGCTCATCGACTTCGTCCGGTCGAGTTTGCGAGGCGTCATCGCCGCGCCCCGCCGCAGCCTTTCCGCGGCCGCGTGA
- a CDS encoding pyridoxamine 5'-phosphate oxidase family protein, whose product MTVISTIEQLEALYGRPGEASTVKEADRITPEYRRLIEASPFVALATAGPEGLDCSPRGDAGQAVRIAGERTVLLPDRRGNNRCDSLRNIIRDPRVALLFLIPGSGTTLRMYGRAHLSIEPDLLASFAVKGQPPRSVIVIDVELVYFQCARAIVRSDLWNPERYVDPAQIPTPGDILAAMSDARVGGKAYDEEWPERAAKTMW is encoded by the coding sequence ATGACCGTCATCTCTACGATCGAGCAGTTGGAGGCCCTCTATGGCCGTCCGGGCGAGGCCTCTACGGTCAAGGAGGCCGACCGGATCACTCCGGAATATCGCCGGCTGATCGAGGCTTCGCCCTTCGTCGCCCTGGCCACCGCAGGCCCCGAAGGGCTCGACTGCTCGCCGCGCGGCGACGCCGGCCAGGCCGTGCGGATCGCAGGCGAGCGGACCGTGCTGCTGCCGGACCGGCGCGGCAACAACCGCTGCGACTCGCTGCGCAATATCATCCGCGATCCGCGCGTGGCGCTTCTGTTCCTGATCCCAGGCTCAGGAACCACCCTGCGGATGTACGGCCGCGCGCACCTCTCCATCGAGCCCGACCTGCTGGCCTCGTTCGCGGTGAAGGGTCAGCCGCCGCGTTCGGTGATCGTGATCGATGTCGAACTCGTCTACTTCCAGTGCGCCCGCGCCATCGTCCGCTCCGACCTCTGGAACCCCGAGCGCTACGTCGATCCGGCGCAGATCCCGACCCCAGGCGACATCCTGGCGGCCATGAGCGACGCTCGCGTCGGCGGCAAGGCCTATGATGAGGAATGGCCCGAGCGCGCCGCCAAGACCATGTGGTGA
- a CDS encoding sulfurtransferase TusA family protein, with protein sequence MSSTEITVDARGHRCPVPTLRLRRALEDAPAGACVRLLADDPLARIDVPHFAAGAGLEIVERSEDSGALSFLVRKPA encoded by the coding sequence ATGTCTTCGACCGAGATCACTGTCGATGCGCGCGGCCACCGCTGTCCGGTGCCGACCTTGCGGCTGCGCCGCGCTCTGGAAGACGCCCCAGCGGGCGCCTGCGTCCGTTTGCTGGCCGACGACCCGCTCGCGCGAATCGACGTTCCTCATTTCGCGGCGGGCGCCGGCCTTGAGATCGTGGAGCGATCCGAGGACAGCGGCGCGCTCAGCTTTCTGGTCCGGAAACCAGCCTAG